The Nitrospiraceae bacterium genome segment AGATAAACACTTTTCAGAGAAGGCTCTTTCATCCATGGTTCGTTATCAGTATAAATCATATCTTTTGTTGCCCGCTTTGCATCTATTGCAACAACAATGCACTGGCTGCCGAATTTTTCTGCTGCGCGGCTGACAAAGAAAGGGTCTTTCACTACAGCAGTATTTATGGAGACCTTATCACAGCCTGATCTCAAAAGTTCCCTTATGTCTTCAAGCGATCTTATCCCTCCGCCGACTGTAAGCGGCATGAAAACTTCTTCTGCTGTTCTTCTTACAACATCAAGGATTATATTTCTTTTTTCATGAGAAGCAGTTATATCGAGAAACACAAGCTCGTCAGCGCCCTGCTCATCATAGAATTTTGCATTCTCAACAGGGTCTCCTGCATCCCTTATATTGACAAAGTTAACGCCTTTGACCACTCTTCCGTCTCTAACATCAAGACAGGGGATTATTCTCTTTGCAAGCATCTGCCATTATCCTCTCATTTTTCTAAGAAGTTCTTTTTCTTTTAATCTCATCTTTCTCTCTGCATAAAGGCTTTTTTCATGGTCATATCCCGTTAAATGAAGAATGCCGTGGACAATAAGCCATTTCATCTCATCCCAGAATGAACAATCATTCTCTTCAGCCTGTCTTGCTGCTGTTTCAGGACTTATAACAATATCGCCAAGGAATATCCTGTCATCTAACGGAAATGAAAGCACATCCGTTGTCTTGTTAATTTTGCGATATTTCTTATTCAATTTCTTCATCTTCCTGTCATCCACAAGCAAAATGCTGAGTTCAGACTTGTCCAGACCAAGAAGTTTCATGGCCTTTTTTGAACAGCTCATAATCTTAGGTTCGTTTATTTTT includes the following:
- the hisF gene encoding imidazole glycerol phosphate synthase subunit HisF, with the translated sequence MLAKRIIPCLDVRDGRVVKGVNFVNIRDAGDPVENAKFYDEQGADELVFLDITASHEKRNIILDVVRRTAEEVFMPLTVGGGIRSLEDIRELLRSGCDKVSINTAVVKDPFFVSRAAEKFGSQCIVVAIDAKRATKDMIYTDNEPWMKEPSLKSVYLEDIKPEKLTWAISTHGGRKMTRINAVEWAKKMEELGSGEILLTSMDRDGTKDGYDIELTRTIAESVSIPVIASGGVGTLEHLYDGLINGKADAALAASIFHYREYTVKQAKEYLRAKGVSVRL
- the ybeY gene encoding rRNA maturation RNase YbeY, with the translated sequence MKILITNQQEKIKINEPKIMSCSKKAMKLLGLDKSELSILLVDDRKMKKLNKKYRKINKTTDVLSFPLDDRIFLGDIVISPETAARQAEENDCSFWDEMKWLIVHGILHLTGYDHEKSLYAERKMRLKEKELLRKMRG